In the genome of Dermacentor silvarum isolate Dsil-2018 chromosome 1, BIME_Dsil_1.4, whole genome shotgun sequence, one region contains:
- the LOC119454582 gene encoding LOW QUALITY PROTEIN: hexokinase type 2-like (The sequence of the model RefSeq protein was modified relative to this genomic sequence to represent the inferred CDS: inserted 1 base in 1 codon), whose translation HSVLGTGTNACYMEKLENVELWDGDQEEPRQVIINTEWGAFGDHGSLEFVRTRYDREIDSASLNPGKQLFEKMISGMYMGELVRRVLVHLAEEXLMFSSKLSEKMKTPYLFKTKYISQIESDPRGVYEEAHSVMVKMDMVGTDEDCESLKLICARVSSRAAHLVSAAVATILNKMKRPHTTVGVDGSVYRFHPRFHALMEAKIAELANPQYKFDLMLSEDGSGRGAALVAAVAVRTKKEKSTKSP comes from the exons CATTCTGTGTTAGGAACTGGAACAAACGCATGTTACATGGAGAAACTAGAAAATGTGGAACTTTGGGATGGAGATCAAGAAGAACCTCGACAAGTCATTATCAACACAGAGTGGGGAGCGTTTGGTGACCATGGCTCTTTGGAGTTTGTACGAACACGTTATGACAGAGAAATTGATTCGGCTTCACTCAACCCTGGAAAGCAGTT GTTTGAGAAAATGATTTCTGGCATGTACATGGGGGAGCTTGTTCGTCGTGTCTTGGTACACCTTGCTGAGG ATTTGATGTTCAGCTCGAAGCTTTCTGAGAAAATGAAGACCCCCTATCTCTTCAAGACAAAGTACATTTCTCAGATTGAAAG TGACCCCCGAGGTGTCTATGAAGAAGCCCACAGTGTAATGGTGAAGATGGATATGGTTGGCACGGATGAAGACTGTGAGAGCCTTAAGCTCATCTGTGCCCGTGTGTCATCACGTGCTGCCCACCTGGTGTCTGCCGCTGTGGCCACCATCCTAAACAAGATGAAGCGGCCTCACACCACTGTGGGTGTTGATGGCTCAGTGTACCGGTTCCACCCGAGATTCCATGCACTTATGGAGGCAAAAATTGCCGAACTTGCCAATCCTCAGTATAAG TTTGACCTGATGCTTTCTGAAGATGGAAGTGGTCGTGGTGCTGCCCTGGTTGCAGCTGTTGCTGTACGCACAAAGAAAGAGAAATCTACCAAAAGCCCTTGA